TCGGCCCGCCGTGCGGTACCGCGTCCTCGACCCCGGCGACCCCGGCGATCGCACCGGCCACCGCCCCGCCGAGCATGTTGGCCGGGATGACCTGCGCGGGCCGCGCCGCCGCGAACGGGATCGCGCCCTCGGAGATGCCGAAGCAGCCCATGAACAGCGCGGCCAGCCCGGTCTCCCGTTCCTGCTCGGTGTACAGCCGCTTCCGTATCAGCGTGGCGAGACCTTGCCCCAGCGGCATGACCGGGATCGCGGCCGCGCACATGCCCATGACCGTCTGGTTGCCGGTCGCGATGAGCCCCGTGCCGAACAGGAACGCCGTCTTGTTGACCGGCCCGCCCATGTCGAACGCGATCATGAGCCCGAGAATCGCGCCCAACAGGACCGCGCTGGTGCCCGTCATCCCGCTGAGCCAGTCCGTGAGGTGCTCGAACACCCAGGAGATCGGCTTCCCGATGACGTAGATGAAGAACAGGCCCAACGCCGTGGTCGCCACGATCGGGATCACGATGATCGGCATGATCGGCTGCACGAACTTCGGGACCTTGACCTTCTTGATCCACAGCACCAGATACCCGGCGAGGAACCCGGTCACGATCGCCCCTATGAAACCGGCGCCCGCCTTCGAGTCGTACAGCTCGCCCGTGTTCGCGATCCACCCGCCGATCATGCCCGGCACGAGCGCGGGCCGGTCCCCGATGGCGTAGGCGATGTAACCGGACAGGATCGGCACCATCAGCGTGAAGCCGATGACACCGATGTTGTTGACGTCCATCCAGAAGGAGTCCTTCGGGATGACCAGTCCGCCGGACGGGTCGGTGTGCCCGCCGAGCGAGAGCGAGATGGCGATCAGCAGCCCGCCGACCACCACGAACGGGATCATGTAACTGACCCCGTTCATCAGCGCCTTGTACCCGACGCTCCGCTCCCTGCCACCGCTCGACGCCGACGCCGCGGGTGCCGCACCGGCCGTGTGCACCGGCGCGGATCTCACTCGCTCGATCAACTGCTCGGGATGGCGGATCCCTTCCGCCACGCCCACCGTCAGCACCCGCTTGCCTACGAACCGGCTCAGGTCCACGTCCTTGTCCGCGGCGATGATGATGCCGTCCGCAGAGCTGACATCGTTGTCATCCAGGACGTTTTCAGCCCCGATCGATCCCTGCGTCTCCACCTTCATGTCGATGCCACGGCTCGCGGCGGCCTGCGCCAGCTTCTCCGCGGCCATGTACGTGTGGGCGATGCCGGTCGGGCACGCGGTCACCGCGAGCAGCTTCAACCGCTGCTCACCGCTGTCGCCGCCCGTGGGGGGAGGCCCGGCTGGACTGGTCACGTCGATCTCCTCACGCCTTTGTCAGCGGAAACGCCGTCCCGAGCGTCCCGCAAGATCGATCAGCTGTGCCGATCGCTGTGCATCCTCCCGCACCTGCCCAGGCCGCCCAAGGACAAAAGCCCCCTGATGACCTGGTCTGTTGCCACCCAGCCGCGCCGGGCCCGGAGCCCGACCGCACCCCGGCGATCTTCTCGACTTCACCCTGTGATCGGCTTGATGTATCGGAGACGGACTGGGGCGGCCCGGCCGACCGGTGTAGCTTGGGACGGAGCCAGACGTCGCTGCTGATGGCGGTCGGGCGGTCCCACCGCGGACCGACCGAGGGAGAGAGGGCCTCCGACGGACTGCGCTGCGCGCACCGGGCATGCCTGTGTCCTCTTCGGGCACCCCTGTGTCCGCCGCCGCGCAGACCAGCCGTACCCACCTCGCCCCAACCCCGAGGAGCAGCTCGCAATGACGACTGTCGACAACCGACAGGACTTCAAGGTCGCCGACCTCTCCCTGGCCGAGTTCGGCCGCAAGGAGATCACCCTCGCCGAGCACGAGATGCCCGGCCTGATGGCGATCCGCAAGGAGTACGCCGAGGCGCAGCCGCTTGCCGGCGCCCGCG
Above is a window of Streptomyces griseorubiginosus DNA encoding:
- a CDS encoding fructose-specific PTS transporter subunit EIIC translates to MTSPAGPPPTGGDSGEQRLKLLAVTACPTGIAHTYMAAEKLAQAAASRGIDMKVETQGSIGAENVLDDNDVSSADGIIIAADKDVDLSRFVGKRVLTVGVAEGIRHPEQLIERVRSAPVHTAGAAPAASASSGGRERSVGYKALMNGVSYMIPFVVVGGLLIAISLSLGGHTDPSGGLVIPKDSFWMDVNNIGVIGFTLMVPILSGYIAYAIGDRPALVPGMIGGWIANTGELYDSKAGAGFIGAIVTGFLAGYLVLWIKKVKVPKFVQPIMPIIVIPIVATTALGLFFIYVIGKPISWVFEHLTDWLSGMTGTSAVLLGAILGLMIAFDMGGPVNKTAFLFGTGLIATGNQTVMGMCAAAIPVMPLGQGLATLIRKRLYTEQERETGLAALFMGCFGISEGAIPFAAARPAQVIPANMLGGAVAGAIAGVAGVEDAVPHGGPIVAVLGAVSGVPMFFVAVVIGSVVTALTTVALIDFGERGRGRGREHKGATPVNGTGAVGPLEPELVGVGAGATAGGAVGAVVAQRVVAASSQTASAVEVAPGRTAEASYAGSGAGTEGGPGAGADIGEAAAADAESGEGAGAGAKSGAGAESSSGGTAAAGPGDRAEPGARTKTAAGDAPAAAAAEAVGAPAAAAVEAADSPAAASGEAASSPAVATAEAASSPAAATTEAASSPAAEPTRAESESADSPTAGANREVLSGYLTEQTVKVSLGARGKEDAIREMAELLARTGKVADMDELVAVALRREEQGTTGLGEEIAIPHAKTDAVTSPVVGFARSAEGIEWGSLDGTKARLVFMISVPEAAAGDEHLRILALLSRKLMDAGFRERLIGAPDERAILGVLGEIR